Proteins from a genomic interval of Papaver somniferum cultivar HN1 chromosome 4, ASM357369v1, whole genome shotgun sequence:
- the LOC113271463 gene encoding probable BOI-related E3 ubiquitin-protein ligase 3, giving the protein MAVQAQYPANIFRSTTMKNNVLDLHQQHDFYQFHQNNNNQISTPLPGNVIGNTYTNFGKQQSNLINGGVLSGDHLAAESELTCNLSASRKRNRLDCDDHHQNMQPTLQQSYLHLQQQNDHVLLQKQQHNFRYANKLQQINIGGSSNTGISINYEETNNHRLHQHHESAGTSTSGRSSVLTSSPAPMVSQQDLLMNTNHHRLLHHQNLEIDALILLHNEKLRSVIEETQKRQCRSLVSAVEEQVLKRLAEKETELQNAGRKNAELEEKLKQLNAENQVWFNVAKNNEAIASSLKSTLQQILLQNNNTKSGVEAGGELLLTANTTSNHDQKEGFGDSDGLVIQGLDDDAQSSCYGGKHNQEVNKRKLVDAKDNKGTSTIKKSCKVCEKNEVSVLVLPCRHLCLCKECESKLDYCPICKAAKNASLQIFMS; this is encoded by the exons ATGGCCGTTCAAGCTCAATACCCAGCTAATATCTTCAGGTCTACTACCATGAAAAATAATGTTttagatcttcatcaacaacatgatTTTTATCAGTTTCATcagaacaacaacaatcaaattaGTACTCCTCTTCCTGGGAATGTCATCGGAAATACTTACACCAACTTCGGTAAACAACAGAGCAATCTTATTAACGGAGGAGTGCTGAGTGGTGATCATTTGGCAGCTGAGAGTGAATTAACATGCAATTTATCCGCatcaagaaaaagaaacagacTAGATTGTGACGATCATCATCAAAACATGCAACCAACGCTTCAGCAATCTTATCTCCATCTCCAACAACAAAACGATCATGTCTTACTTCAGAAACAACAACATAATTTCAGGTATGCAAACAAGCTTCAACAGATAAATATTGGTGGATCTTCAAATACAGGGATTTCTATTAATTACGAAGAAACCAACAATCATAGATTACACCAGCATCATGAATCAGCCGGAACTAGTACCAGTGGCAGATCATCTGTATTAACTTCTTCTCCGGCGCCAATGGTATCACAACAAGATCTACTGATGAACACTAATCATCACCGTCTCCTCCACCACCAAAACCTCGAAATCGACGCATTGATCCTACTCCAT AATGAAAAACTAAGATCAGTAATTGAAGAAACACAGAAGAGACAATGTAGATCGTTAGTGTCGGCCGTGGAAGAACAAGTTCTGAAAAGGCTAGCAGAGAAAGAGACAGAGCTACAGAATGCAGGACGAAAAAATGCAGAACTGGAAGAGAAATTAAAACAGTTGAACGCAGAGAATCAAGTTTGGTTCAATGTTGCTAAGAATAATGAAGCTATTGCCTCTAGTCTTAAATCTACTCTTCAACAGATTCTTCTCCAGAACAATAACACTAAATCAGGAGTTGAAGCTGGAGGTGAATTATTATTAACAGCAAATACTACCAGTAATCATGATCAAAAAGAAGGATTTGGTGATAGCGATGGCTTAGTAATCCAAGGTTTAGATGATGATGCCCAATCCAGTTGTTATGGAGGAAAACATAACCAAGAagttaataaaagaaaattagtAGATGCAAAGGACAATAAGGGAACCAGCACCATCAAAAAATCATGCAAGGTTTGCGAAAAGAATGAGGTTTCCGTGTTAGTGTTGCCTTGTAGGCATTTGTGTCTTTGCAAAGAATGCGAGTCCAAACTAGATTATTGTCCCATTTGCAAGGCTGCAAAGAACGCTAGCTTGCAAATCTTCATGTCCTAG